Proteins from one Mycobacterium sp. HUMS_12744610 genomic window:
- a CDS encoding zinc-binding dehydrogenase, producing the protein MWSYRIVAPYAFERTSIPAKTPEGLAEGQVLLRFLAAGVCGSDLPAFRGVRGRIPGDDGPGAAEKDGFPLHEVAGEVIASRHRDHRAGDRVVGWASGFDGMMERVISDGDGLAPYDPSLTPAQAVGLQPLACVLYACEQLPDLAGRHVAVIGQGSIGLLFSYVAKVAGARRVTGVDPVDRRGVATEFGVDDAVRATSDRWVGRLAAGDRADVVIEAVGHQVATLNHAVAAAAPGATVFYFGVADDDAYPISMRTMLRNNLTLKSGVTLDRRRMLNTAGVFAADHPGLLGAYLTHTFGVDDVQAAFDLACLPDPARIKIAVAE; encoded by the coding sequence GTGTGGTCCTACCGGATCGTGGCCCCCTACGCCTTCGAACGGACGTCGATCCCCGCCAAAACGCCCGAGGGGCTGGCGGAAGGCCAAGTGCTGCTGCGGTTCCTGGCCGCCGGGGTCTGCGGCAGCGACCTGCCGGCGTTCCGCGGGGTGCGGGGCCGGATTCCCGGCGACGACGGCCCGGGCGCGGCGGAGAAGGACGGCTTCCCGCTCCACGAAGTGGCCGGCGAGGTGATCGCCAGCCGCCACCGCGACCACCGGGCCGGTGACCGCGTGGTGGGCTGGGCCTCCGGGTTCGACGGCATGATGGAACGCGTGATCAGCGACGGCGACGGGCTGGCGCCCTACGACCCGTCTCTCACCCCCGCGCAGGCCGTCGGGCTGCAACCGCTGGCCTGCGTTCTGTACGCCTGCGAACAACTGCCGGACCTGGCCGGCCGCCACGTCGCCGTCATCGGCCAGGGCTCGATCGGGCTGCTGTTCTCCTACGTCGCCAAGGTCGCCGGGGCGCGACGCGTCACCGGTGTCGACCCGGTCGACCGGCGCGGCGTCGCAACCGAATTCGGGGTCGACGACGCGGTGCGCGCCACCAGTGACCGGTGGGTCGGCCGGCTGGCCGCCGGCGACCGCGCCGACGTGGTGATCGAGGCCGTCGGACACCAGGTGGCCACCCTGAACCACGCCGTCGCCGCCGCGGCACCAGGCGCCACGGTGTTCTACTTCGGCGTCGCCGACGACGACGCCTACCCGATCAGCATGCGCACCATGCTGCGCAACAACCTGACGCTGAAATCCGGTGTGACACTGGACCGGCGGCGGATGCTGAACACGGCCGGGGTGTTCGCCGCCGATCATCCCGGGCTGTTGGGCGCCTACCTCACCCACACCTTCGGCGTCGACGACGTCCAGGCCGCATTCGACCTGGCCTGCCTTCCCGACCCGGCGCGCATCAAGATCGCGGTCGCGGAATGA
- a CDS encoding cytochrome P450, with amino-acid sequence MRRPAFAYDPFDAEVMANPLPYYRILRDEHPLYYMPQWDTYALSRFEDIWRVLEVNDGTFVASEGTLPAASVLAEHNSGPVADPPLHPLPFHAVFDAGLYGEIRRAHSQPLRPRPVAALADRIRALAGERLDLLLPRGSFDLTQDYGGIVAASMVCELLGIPTDLAPQVLAAVNAGSLAEPGVGVDTAEARPNYLEFLVPVVEARRAGRSTGALPVVDGLLGYRLPDGSALSDVEVATQMLCIFIGGTETVPKIVAHGLWELRRRPDQLAAVRADPATNVPLVCEEMIRFCAPAQWFARTVRKPFGLHGHTLEPGQRIITLLASAARDEREYPDPDEFVWNRPVKRSLAFGRGQHFCVGYHLARLEIDVLVTEWLRRVPDYAIRDEDATRLPSSFQWGWNKIPVEV; translated from the coding sequence ATGCGACGGCCCGCCTTCGCCTACGACCCGTTCGACGCCGAGGTGATGGCAAACCCGTTGCCGTACTACCGGATCCTGCGCGACGAGCATCCGCTGTACTACATGCCGCAGTGGGACACCTACGCCCTGTCCCGCTTCGAGGACATCTGGCGGGTGCTGGAGGTCAACGACGGCACCTTCGTAGCCTCGGAGGGCACGCTGCCCGCGGCGTCGGTGCTGGCCGAGCACAACAGCGGGCCGGTCGCGGATCCGCCGTTGCACCCGTTGCCGTTTCACGCGGTCTTCGACGCCGGCCTGTACGGCGAGATCCGCCGCGCGCACTCACAGCCGTTGCGCCCCAGGCCCGTCGCCGCACTGGCGGACCGGATCCGCGCGCTGGCCGGCGAACGGCTCGACCTACTGCTGCCGCGGGGCTCGTTCGACCTGACCCAGGACTACGGCGGCATCGTTGCGGCGTCGATGGTATGCGAATTACTGGGAATCCCAACTGATCTCGCGCCGCAGGTGCTGGCCGCGGTCAACGCGGGCAGCCTGGCCGAGCCCGGCGTCGGGGTGGACACCGCCGAGGCGCGGCCCAATTACCTGGAGTTCCTGGTGCCGGTCGTCGAGGCCCGCCGAGCCGGCCGCTCGACGGGCGCGCTGCCGGTCGTCGACGGGCTGCTCGGCTACCGGCTGCCCGACGGCAGCGCCCTGTCCGACGTCGAGGTCGCGACCCAGATGCTGTGCATCTTCATCGGCGGGACCGAAACGGTGCCCAAGATCGTCGCCCACGGACTGTGGGAGCTGCGCCGGCGGCCCGACCAACTGGCCGCCGTGCGCGCCGATCCGGCCACCAACGTCCCGCTCGTGTGCGAGGAGATGATCCGGTTCTGCGCGCCCGCACAGTGGTTCGCGCGCACGGTGCGCAAACCCTTCGGCCTGCACGGCCACACCCTCGAGCCGGGCCAGCGCATCATCACCCTGCTGGCCTCGGCCGCCCGCGACGAACGGGAGTACCCCGACCCTGACGAGTTCGTCTGGAACCGGCCCGTGAAGCGTTCCCTGGCCTTCGGCCGCGGACAGCACTTCTGCGTCGGCTACCACCTGGCCAGGCTGGAAATCGACGTGCTGGTGACCGAATGGCTGCGCCGGGTGCCCGACTACGCGATCCGGGACGAGGACGCCACCCGGCTGCCGTCCAGCTTCCAATGGGGATGGAACAAGATCCCGGTGGAGGTCTGA
- a CDS encoding NIPSNAP family protein has product MKKYYGHTLLYLHQTIALGSGRGDGFTEVFTDTYQPMMHELGARLFGLWETTPYNGHWPQVTVIWEIDGFADYSRIGAAQARGGSHEAAAGTWSGFLADTGASGEGRIMYPGPSNKTLAQLRDAGFTAPLVIQEIMQTKPGRQDDYIRELERLYVPWSERTGKRWLGSFTTTFRYNEVIHYWALDGGWECFANHYPSWKESPPAEIVTWMSLAPALRDGWEDSILQALPPSPLQ; this is encoded by the coding sequence ATGAAGAAGTACTACGGCCATACGCTGCTCTACCTGCACCAGACCATCGCCCTGGGCTCCGGGCGCGGCGACGGTTTCACCGAGGTCTTCACCGACACCTACCAGCCGATGATGCACGAGCTGGGGGCCCGGCTGTTCGGGCTCTGGGAGACCACCCCCTACAACGGCCACTGGCCGCAGGTGACGGTCATCTGGGAGATCGACGGCTTCGCCGACTACTCCCGGATCGGGGCCGCCCAGGCGCGCGGCGGCAGCCACGAGGCCGCGGCGGGCACGTGGTCGGGGTTCCTGGCCGACACCGGCGCCTCGGGCGAGGGCCGGATCATGTACCCGGGTCCCAGCAACAAGACGCTGGCCCAGCTGCGCGACGCCGGATTCACCGCGCCGCTGGTAATTCAGGAGATCATGCAGACCAAACCCGGCCGCCAGGACGACTACATCCGCGAGCTGGAGCGGCTCTACGTGCCGTGGTCGGAGCGCACCGGCAAGCGCTGGCTGGGCTCGTTCACCACCACCTTCCGCTACAACGAGGTGATCCACTACTGGGCCCTGGACGGCGGCTGGGAGTGCTTCGCCAACCACTACCCCTCCTGGAAGGAGAGCCCACCGGCCGAGATCGTCACCTGGATGAGCCTGGCCCCGGCGCTGCGCGACGGCTGGGAGGACTCGATCCTGCAGGCCCTACCGCCCTCGCCGCTGCAGTGA
- a CDS encoding CaiB/BaiF CoA transferase family protein, which yields MAGPVEGIKVVELGVWVAGPAAGAILADWGADVVKIEPPAGDPGRMFGRMLGCDLGVNPPFEMDNRSKRSIVLDLTTAAGRDTAFELLAGADVFVTNVRSAALGRLGLDYESVSARHPRLVYGLITGYGETGPGADRAAYDVAAFWSRAGLAHLLTRPGDTPPFQRGGMGDHSAGMTLTAAICAALIARERTGTGQLVSTSLYRQGAYTVSFDLNTYLLTGQQIAIGQRESMGNPCMNNYTAGDGRRFWIVGLEADRHWPALCRAVGRPEWLTDPRFEDARARARNAVPLIAALDEIFATRPLEEWARAFAAEPDFFWSPVNTLEDVVADEQFHAAGGIVDVPDGAAGVAMVATPADFHGTPWAPRSGAPQLGQHTDEILAELEARRGS from the coding sequence ATGGCGGGACCGGTGGAGGGCATCAAAGTCGTCGAACTCGGGGTCTGGGTGGCCGGCCCGGCCGCCGGGGCCATCCTGGCCGACTGGGGCGCCGACGTCGTCAAGATCGAGCCGCCGGCCGGCGACCCGGGCCGCATGTTCGGCCGGATGCTGGGCTGCGACCTCGGGGTCAACCCCCCGTTCGAGATGGACAACCGCTCCAAGCGCAGCATCGTGCTGGACCTGACCACCGCGGCGGGCCGCGACACCGCCTTCGAGTTACTTGCCGGCGCCGACGTTTTCGTGACCAACGTGCGCTCCGCCGCCCTGGGTCGGCTGGGCCTGGACTACGAGTCGGTGTCGGCCCGCCACCCCCGGCTGGTTTACGGCCTGATCACCGGCTACGGCGAGACCGGGCCCGGCGCCGACCGGGCCGCCTACGACGTGGCCGCGTTCTGGTCCCGCGCCGGGCTGGCGCACCTGCTCACCCGGCCCGGCGACACGCCGCCGTTCCAGCGGGGCGGCATGGGCGACCACTCGGCCGGGATGACCCTGACCGCGGCCATCTGTGCTGCCCTGATCGCCCGCGAACGCACCGGAACCGGCCAACTGGTGAGCACCTCCCTGTACCGGCAGGGCGCCTACACCGTGAGCTTCGACCTGAACACCTACCTGTTGACCGGCCAGCAGATCGCCATCGGGCAGCGCGAATCGATGGGCAACCCGTGCATGAACAACTACACCGCCGGGGACGGGCGCCGGTTCTGGATCGTCGGACTCGAGGCCGACCGGCACTGGCCCGCGCTGTGCCGCGCCGTGGGCCGCCCGGAGTGGTTGACCGACCCGCGATTCGAGGACGCTCGCGCCCGCGCCCGGAATGCGGTGCCGCTGATCGCCGCGCTCGACGAGATCTTCGCGACCCGCCCGCTCGAGGAATGGGCGCGGGCCTTCGCCGCCGAACCGGACTTCTTCTGGTCACCGGTCAACACGCTCGAGGACGTCGTCGCCGACGAGCAGTTCCACGCCGCCGGCGGCATCGTCGACGTGCCCGACGGCGCGGCCGGCGTGGCGATGGTGGCCACGCCGGCGGACTTCCACGGCACGCCGTGGGCACCGCGTTCTGGCGCACCGCAACTGGGCCAGCACACCGACGAGATCCTTGCCGAACTCGAGGCGCGCCGCGGCTCGTGA
- a CDS encoding DUF427 domain-containing protein — translation MTLVAGRGPLSSDPAGRFWPPLPGEVFGEMVYVEPHPRRVQAFRAGRPVLDTERALLVHRRGRPLSYAFPADEAAALPTEPEPAAPGFVHVPWDAVDTWLEEGRELVHYPPNPYHRVDCRPTKRRLRVAVHGAVLVDTDDTVVVFETALAPRLYVDPALVDTAALRRSQTSSYCNYKGFATYWSAVVGGRVVDDIAWSYPDPPPESLPIKGFLSFDETRVELLAELPAT, via the coding sequence ATGACCCTGGTCGCCGGACGTGGCCCGCTCAGCAGCGACCCGGCCGGGCGGTTTTGGCCCCCGCTGCCCGGCGAGGTGTTCGGCGAGATGGTTTACGTCGAGCCGCACCCGCGGCGGGTGCAGGCCTTCCGCGCCGGGCGCCCGGTGCTCGACACCGAACGGGCGCTGCTGGTGCACCGCCGGGGCCGCCCGCTCAGTTACGCCTTCCCGGCCGACGAGGCGGCCGCGCTGCCGACCGAGCCCGAGCCGGCGGCGCCGGGCTTCGTCCACGTCCCTTGGGACGCGGTCGACACCTGGCTGGAGGAGGGCCGCGAACTCGTGCACTACCCGCCGAACCCGTACCACCGCGTGGACTGCCGCCCGACGAAGCGCCGCCTGCGCGTCGCGGTGCACGGCGCCGTGCTGGTCGACACCGACGACACGGTGGTCGTGTTCGAGACGGCGCTCGCGCCGCGGCTCTACGTCGATCCCGCCCTGGTCGACACCGCCGCGCTGCGGCGCTCACAGACCTCGAGTTACTGCAACTACAAAGGCTTCGCGACATACTGGTCCGCCGTCGTGGGCGGGCGGGTCGTCGACGACATCGCCTGGAGCTACCCGGACCCGCCCCCGGAAAGCCTGCCCATCAAGGGCTTTCTCAGCTTCGACGAGACGCGCGTCGAGTTGCTGGCCGAGCTGCCGGCCACCTAG
- a CDS encoding acyl-CoA dehydrogenase family protein — protein sequence MDFSRVELSADDQVFLDELRAFIAKHVTGEVLHRQLEFGENFDERVHLALGEAGYLAADWRLESEGGFSPVRRRIFQLEIARAHTPWYHWGTTSVVARLVQQFGAPQLCEAVLPGVLSGEIRLCLGYTEPEGGSDVAACKTRAVRDGAGWIINGAKMFTSNAQNARYVFLLTNTDPQGPKHKNLTMFLVPLDSAGIEIRPLRTVDGDRTNIVYYSDVRVDDLCRIGEVNAGWTVMRAALDSEHGIVDREDHGLQYVAAMSAHGDIMAEVVDTVAGLVARCDDESVRYRLGRDIARMEAALSTPGMFGRVAIAQTMRDIAPDLMDMLGPASALPTEATGAASDGAAEHLFRLSLPLGIYGGTLEVFRNMIAQHALGLGRPRYS from the coding sequence ATGGACTTCTCCCGGGTCGAACTGTCGGCCGACGACCAGGTGTTCCTCGACGAGCTGCGCGCCTTCATCGCCAAGCACGTCACCGGCGAGGTGCTTCATCGACAGCTGGAGTTCGGCGAAAACTTCGACGAACGAGTCCATCTGGCGCTGGGCGAAGCCGGCTACCTGGCCGCGGACTGGCGGCTCGAGTCCGAGGGCGGGTTCAGCCCGGTCCGCCGCCGGATCTTTCAGCTGGAGATCGCCCGGGCCCATACGCCGTGGTACCACTGGGGCACGACGTCCGTCGTCGCGCGGCTGGTGCAGCAATTCGGCGCGCCGCAGCTGTGCGAGGCGGTGCTGCCGGGGGTGCTGTCCGGCGAGATCCGGCTGTGTCTGGGCTACACCGAGCCCGAGGGCGGCTCCGACGTCGCCGCCTGCAAGACGCGGGCGGTGCGCGACGGCGCCGGCTGGATCATCAACGGCGCCAAGATGTTCACCTCCAACGCGCAGAACGCCCGCTACGTCTTCCTGCTGACCAACACCGACCCGCAGGGGCCCAAGCACAAGAACCTGACCATGTTCCTGGTGCCGCTGGACTCGGCCGGTATCGAGATCCGGCCCCTGCGGACCGTCGACGGCGACCGCACCAACATCGTCTACTACAGCGACGTCCGCGTCGACGACCTCTGCCGCATCGGCGAGGTCAACGCCGGCTGGACCGTGATGCGCGCGGCGCTGGACTCCGAGCACGGCATCGTCGACCGGGAAGACCATGGCCTGCAGTACGTCGCGGCGATGTCGGCGCACGGCGACATCATGGCCGAGGTTGTCGACACCGTGGCGGGGCTGGTGGCGCGGTGCGACGACGAGTCGGTGAGATACCGGCTGGGGCGCGACATCGCGCGCATGGAGGCCGCGCTGTCCACGCCCGGGATGTTTGGCCGCGTCGCGATCGCGCAGACGATGCGCGACATCGCCCCGGACCTGATGGACATGCTGGGGCCGGCGTCGGCGTTGCCCACCGAGGCAACGGGCGCGGCGAGTGACGGTGCGGCCGAACACCTTTTCCGGCTGTCCCTGCCGCTGGGCATCTACGGCGGCACCCTCGAGGTGTTCCGCAACATGATCGCCCAGCACGCGCTGGGGCTCGGGCGTCCCCGCTACTCGTGA
- a CDS encoding LLM class F420-dependent oxidoreductase gives MRFAFTHPMHTHPYNPELVTGEGIASFAAAAEAAGFHGFGFTDHPAPSQRWLEAGGHDALDPFVALGFAAATTTTLRLIPNIVVLPYRNPFVVAKSGATLDLLSNGRFTLAVGVGYLKREFAALGVDYAERTALFEEALQVIRAVWTTDDLSFEGRHFTARGITAHPRPVSRPHPPIWVGGNTASARRRAVQYGDGWCPFPAPAMLAQTAGTASIDSQDRLVAGIDDLRRRCDEAGRDFAALDITFTNSAGGRPGGDEFDSDTYLSGLEKLAALGVNWVQVGLPGDSLAHVLESIERFGKLVIEAR, from the coding sequence ATGCGCTTCGCCTTCACCCACCCGATGCACACCCATCCCTACAACCCGGAACTGGTTACGGGGGAGGGCATCGCGTCGTTCGCGGCGGCGGCCGAGGCGGCCGGGTTCCACGGGTTCGGCTTCACCGACCATCCCGCGCCGTCGCAGCGGTGGCTGGAGGCCGGCGGTCACGACGCCCTGGATCCTTTTGTCGCGCTGGGTTTCGCGGCGGCCACGACGACGACGCTTCGGCTGATTCCCAACATCGTGGTGCTGCCGTACCGAAACCCGTTCGTGGTGGCCAAGTCCGGCGCGACGCTGGACCTGCTGTCCAACGGCCGGTTCACGCTGGCGGTCGGGGTGGGGTATCTCAAGCGGGAGTTCGCGGCGCTCGGGGTCGATTACGCCGAGCGCACCGCGCTGTTCGAGGAGGCGTTGCAGGTGATCCGCGCCGTGTGGACCACCGACGACTTGTCCTTCGAGGGAAGGCATTTCACCGCGCGAGGCATCACCGCGCACCCCCGCCCGGTCAGCCGGCCGCACCCGCCGATCTGGGTCGGCGGCAACACCGCGTCGGCGCGCCGGCGCGCCGTGCAGTACGGGGACGGGTGGTGCCCGTTCCCGGCGCCGGCGATGCTGGCGCAGACGGCGGGCACCGCCTCGATCGACTCGCAGGACCGCCTCGTCGCCGGCATCGACGACCTGCGCCGGCGCTGCGACGAGGCGGGCAGGGACTTCGCGGCTCTGGACATCACGTTCACCAACTCCGCGGGCGGGCGCCCCGGCGGTGACGAATTCGATTCCGATACTTACCTTTCCGGCCTGGAAAAGCTGGCCGCACTCGGGGTGAACTGGGTGCAGGTCGGCCTGCCCGGCGACAGCCTGGCGCACGTGCTGGAAAGCATCGAGCGCTTCGGGAAACTCGTCATCGAAGCGCGCTGA
- a CDS encoding acyl-CoA thioesterase, translating into MSKVSGESGQAEWTVQGLLDLFDVRADGQDRFFGDTGIAGGDERQVVEGTQVLAQAIVAVAKRFPDKSVRSAHAVFSRAVTVGPPVEFVLDVVSEGRSTATAVVAVHQNGRRCLSITVLADVPTADVIRHHLPRPDVAAPADSHASEMPMVGRELRLVDVVDVNSPDEVGPPELYAWLRYDPIPTRDDLAKALIAYFTGHLGISTTMRAHPGIGTSQAHLTVSTAPMTISVAFHEPVRWDGWLLYTHESTQVGSGMSYVRGTVHTQEGELLASFAQEALIRPLRTSDTSIDARSRF; encoded by the coding sequence TTGAGTAAGGTCTCCGGGGAATCCGGGCAGGCCGAGTGGACGGTGCAGGGCCTGCTGGACCTGTTCGACGTGCGGGCCGACGGGCAGGACCGGTTCTTCGGCGACACCGGGATCGCCGGCGGCGACGAGCGGCAGGTCGTGGAGGGCACCCAGGTGCTCGCCCAGGCGATCGTCGCGGTGGCCAAACGATTCCCCGACAAGTCGGTGCGCTCGGCGCACGCGGTGTTCTCCCGCGCCGTCACCGTCGGACCGCCGGTCGAATTCGTGCTCGACGTCGTGTCCGAGGGCCGGTCCACCGCCACCGCGGTCGTCGCCGTGCACCAGAACGGCCGGCGCTGCCTGAGCATCACGGTGCTGGCCGACGTGCCCACCGCCGACGTCATCCGCCACCACCTGCCGCGGCCGGACGTGGCCGCCCCGGCCGATTCGCACGCATCCGAGATGCCCATGGTCGGGCGGGAGCTGCGGCTGGTCGACGTCGTCGACGTCAACAGCCCCGACGAGGTCGGCCCGCCCGAGCTGTATGCGTGGCTGCGCTACGACCCCATTCCCACCCGCGACGACCTGGCCAAGGCGTTGATCGCTTACTTCACCGGGCATTTGGGCATTTCGACCACCATGCGCGCGCACCCGGGCATCGGCACCAGCCAGGCGCACCTGACGGTGTCCACCGCCCCGATGACCATCTCGGTCGCCTTTCACGAGCCGGTTCGCTGGGACGGCTGGCTGCTCTACACCCACGAGAGCACCCAGGTGGGTTCGGGAATGTCGTACGTGCGCGGCACCGTGCACACGCAGGAGGGCGAGCTGCTGGCCTCGTTCGCCCAGGAGGCCCTGATCCGGCCGCTGCGCACCAGCGACACCTCGATCGACGCGCGCTCCCGGTTCTGA
- a CDS encoding SMP-30/gluconolactonase/LRE family protein encodes MIPEPLANGFCFGEGPRWFEGLLWFSDMLGEAVHTATMAGSLTTLPLPGRCPSGLGFRPDGSLLIVSAEDKQVLRYDGDTVTPVADLAALAPANLGDMVVDADGRAYIGSQASHGGVIIRLDPDDTATVVAEDLDFPNGMVITPDRELVVAESTARRLTAFVIGEDGFLTSRRVFADGLDGPPDGIALDAGGGVWTAMTLAHQFERVVEGGEVTDRIDMGERVAIACALGGPRRRTLFLLSSTDAYPQHLVGTRLSRLDAVTVETPGAGLP; translated from the coding sequence ATGATCCCGGAGCCCCTGGCCAACGGGTTCTGCTTCGGCGAGGGCCCGCGCTGGTTCGAGGGCCTGCTGTGGTTCTCCGACATGCTGGGCGAGGCCGTGCACACCGCGACGATGGCCGGTTCGCTGACCACGCTGCCCCTACCCGGCCGCTGCCCCTCGGGGCTGGGGTTCCGCCCGGACGGGTCGCTGCTGATCGTCTCGGCCGAGGACAAGCAGGTGCTGCGCTACGACGGCGACACCGTGACACCCGTCGCCGACCTCGCCGCCCTGGCACCGGCCAACCTCGGTGACATGGTCGTCGACGCCGACGGGCGCGCCTACATCGGATCCCAGGCGTCCCACGGCGGCGTCATCATCCGGCTCGACCCCGACGACACCGCGACCGTCGTCGCCGAGGACCTCGACTTCCCCAACGGCATGGTGATCACGCCGGACCGCGAGCTCGTCGTCGCCGAGTCGACCGCCCGGCGGCTGACCGCGTTCGTGATCGGCGAGGACGGCTTCCTGACCAGCCGCCGCGTCTTCGCCGACGGCCTCGACGGCCCGCCCGACGGCATCGCGCTGGACGCCGGGGGCGGGGTGTGGACCGCGATGACGCTGGCCCACCAGTTCGAGCGCGTCGTCGAGGGCGGCGAGGTGACCGACCGCATCGACATGGGCGAGCGCGTCGCGATCGCCTGCGCCCTGGGCGGCCCCCGGCGCCGCACGCTGTTCCTGCTGTCGAGCACCGATGCCTACCCCCAGCACCTGGTGGGCACCCGGCTCTCCCGCCTGGACGCCGTGACGGTCGAGACGCCCGGCGCCGGCCTGCCGTGA
- a CDS encoding thioesterase family protein, producing the protein MTDSYYELIDDADAHGERFRATDLTRGTWSAAIQHGGPVSALLVRAMERCEHRDDTRLSRVVIDLLGGVPADGDLWVGAQLQRAGKQIELVGAEMLAPGPDGEPRAVARATGWRFQGQDTTAVAHAAAPPPRPRSEARDRNLKAKDWDRNYVHSLDWLWLTEPMSGGPGESWIRPQVDLVKGEAMTPLERLFAVADCANGIGSKLNIRKWTFLNTDLAVHVFRVPEGEWIGFRAETSYGPDGVGTTIGTLFDERGAVGAIQQSVLVRRRPGATS; encoded by the coding sequence ATGACCGACTCCTACTACGAGCTGATCGACGACGCCGACGCCCACGGCGAGAGGTTCAGGGCCACCGACCTGACGCGCGGCACCTGGTCGGCGGCCATCCAGCACGGCGGGCCGGTCTCGGCGCTGCTGGTGCGGGCCATGGAGCGGTGCGAACACCGCGACGACACCCGGCTGAGCCGGGTCGTGATCGACCTGCTGGGCGGGGTGCCCGCCGACGGCGACCTGTGGGTCGGCGCGCAACTGCAGCGGGCCGGCAAGCAGATCGAACTCGTCGGCGCCGAGATGCTGGCGCCGGGCCCCGACGGCGAACCCCGCGCGGTCGCGCGCGCCACCGGGTGGCGGTTCCAGGGCCAGGACACCACGGCCGTGGCACACGCCGCGGCTCCCCCGCCGCGCCCGCGGTCCGAGGCCCGCGACCGCAACCTCAAGGCCAAGGACTGGGACCGCAACTACGTGCACAGCCTCGACTGGCTGTGGCTGACCGAACCGATGAGCGGGGGCCCGGGCGAATCCTGGATCCGCCCGCAAGTGGACCTCGTCAAGGGCGAGGCCATGACGCCGCTGGAGCGGCTGTTCGCGGTGGCCGACTGCGCCAACGGCATCGGCAGCAAGCTGAACATCCGCAAGTGGACGTTCCTGAACACCGATCTGGCCGTGCACGTGTTCCGCGTCCCCGAGGGCGAGTGGATCGGCTTCCGCGCCGAGACCAGCTACGGCCCCGACGGCGTCGGGACGACGATCGGGACGCTGTTCGACGAGCGGGGCGCGGTCGGCGCCATCCAACAATCCGTGCTGGTGCGCCGCCGTCCCGGCGCAACTTCGTAG
- a CDS encoding TetR/AcrR family transcriptional regulator: MSQPAAVTDTDTSTRQRILAATAEVLGRNGKTKLSLSEVAAQAGVSRPTLYRWFASKEELLSAFSRYERQTFESGLVRATAGLKGLDKLDAVLRFIVEYQHSYSGVRMIDVEPEHTIAQFATAIPEMREGLQRHLPGPNAAVKAATVIRIAISHYIVRSDDADQFLAQLRHAVGIKPQG, encoded by the coding sequence ATGAGCCAGCCGGCGGCGGTCACGGACACCGACACCTCGACGCGCCAGCGGATCCTGGCGGCCACCGCCGAGGTGTTGGGCCGCAACGGCAAGACCAAGCTGAGCCTGTCCGAGGTCGCCGCCCAGGCCGGGGTGTCGCGTCCGACGCTGTACCGCTGGTTCGCCTCCAAAGAGGAACTGCTGTCGGCGTTTTCGCGCTACGAGCGCCAGACCTTCGAGAGCGGCCTGGTCCGGGCCACCGCCGGGCTCAAGGGCCTCGACAAGCTCGACGCGGTCCTGCGCTTCATCGTCGAGTACCAGCATTCGTACTCGGGGGTGCGCATGATCGACGTCGAACCCGAGCACACCATCGCCCAGTTCGCCACCGCCATCCCGGAGATGCGCGAGGGCCTGCAGCGGCACCTGCCCGGGCCCAACGCAGCGGTGAAGGCGGCGACCGTGATCCGCATCGCCATCTCGCACTACATCGTGCGCAGCGACGACGCCGACCAGTTCCTGGCGCAGTTGCGCCACGCCGTCGGGATCAAGCCGCAGGGCTGA